One stretch of Mobula birostris isolate sMobBir1 chromosome 23, sMobBir1.hap1, whole genome shotgun sequence DNA includes these proteins:
- the LOC140186936 gene encoding calumenin-like isoform X2 — MMGLTKLVLYLTMCGIYALSKPTEKKDRTFHEKELSDKVHDDTENFDYDHDAFLGAEEAKTFDQLTPEESKERLGKIVDKIDGDKDGFVTEEELKKWIKLSQKRWIYDDAERQLKGHDLDNDGLVSWEEYKNATYGSLLEDGEADDGYNYKQMMARDERRFKKADQNGDLFATKEEFTAFLHPEEYDHMKDIVVLETMEDIDKNGDGFIDLEEYIGDMYTADSDGHEPDWVKTEREQFTEFRDRNKDGKMDKDETKDWILPADYDHAEAEARHLVYESDENKDGKLTKEEIVKKYDLFVGSQATDFGEALVRHDEF, encoded by the exons ATGATGGGTTTGACAAAGCTGGTTTTGTACCTTACCATGTGCGGCATTTATGCTCTGAGTAAACCCACTGAGAAGAAGGATCGAACCTTCCATGAGAAGGAACTGAGTGACAAAGTACATGATGACACAGAGAACTTCGACTATGACCATGATGCTTTCCTTGGAGCTGAAGAGGCAAAGACATTTGACCAGCTCACTCCTGAGGAGAGCAAAGAGAGGCTTGG AAAAATTGTAGATAAAATCGATGGCGACAAGGATGGGTTTGTTACAGAGGAGGAACTTAAGAAATGGATTAAACTTTCTCAAAAGCGTTGGATTTATGATGATGCCGAACGCCAGTTGAAGGGTCATGATCTAGACAACGATGGTCTCGTGAGCTGGGAAGAGTACAAAAATGCGACCTATGGGTCCCTGTTGG AAGATGGAGAGGCTGATGATGGTTACAACTACAAGCAAATGATGGCAAGAGATGAGCGTCGGTTTAAAAAGGCTGACCAGAATGGAGACTTGTTTGCCACAAAGGAGGAATTCACTGCTTTCCTACATCCAGAGGAATATGACCACATGAAGGACATTGTTGTGTTG gaaaccATGGAAGATATTGATAAAAATGGAGATGGCTTCATTGACTTGGAGGAATATATTG GTGATATGTACACTGCAGACAGTGATGGCCATGAGCCTGACTGGGTGAAAACCGAACGCGAGCAGTTCACAGAGTTCAGAGACCGTAACAAAGATGGCAAAATGGACAAGGACGAAACCAAAGACTGGATCCTGCCAGCTGACTACGACCACGCTGAGGCTGAAGCTCGCCATCTTGTCTACGAATCTGATGAAAACAAG GATGGAAAACTCacaaaagaagaaatagtgaaaaAATACGATCTATTTGTGGGAAGCCAGGCTACAGACTTCGGGGAGGCCTTAGTAAGGCACGACGAGTTCTAA
- the LOC140186936 gene encoding calumenin-like isoform X1, giving the protein MMGLTKLVLYLTMCGIYALSKPTEKKDRTFHEKELSDKVHDDTENFDYDHDAFLGAEEAKTFDQLTPEESKERLGMIVDKIDEDKDGFVTEAELKAWIKRAQKRYIFENVGRQWPDFDTNQDGLVSWEEYRNVTYGYYLEDGEADDGYNYKQMMARDERRFKKADQNGDLFATKEEFTAFLHPEEYDHMKDIVVLETMEDIDKNGDGFIDLEEYIGDMYTADSDGHEPDWVKTEREQFTEFRDRNKDGKMDKDETKDWILPADYDHAEAEARHLVYESDENKDGKLTKEEIVKKYDLFVGSQATDFGEALVRHDEF; this is encoded by the exons ATGATGGGTTTGACAAAGCTGGTTTTGTACCTTACCATGTGCGGCATTTATGCTCTGAGTAAACCCACTGAGAAGAAGGATCGAACCTTCCATGAGAAGGAACTGAGTGACAAAGTACATGATGACACAGAGAACTTCGACTATGACCATGATGCTTTCCTTGGAGCTGAAGAGGCAAAGACATTTGACCAGCTCACTCCTGAGGAGAGCAAAGAGAGGCTTGG AATGATAGTAGATAAAATAGATGAGGATAAGGACGGATTTGTCACGGAGGCAGAGCTGAAGGCCTGGATAAAGCGGGCTCAGAAGAGGTACATCTTCGAGAATGTTGGGCGCCAGTGGCCAGATTTCGACACTAACCAGGATGGGCTTGTTTCCTGGGAGGAGTACAGAAATGTAACATACGGCTACTACCTGG AAGATGGAGAGGCTGATGATGGTTACAACTACAAGCAAATGATGGCAAGAGATGAGCGTCGGTTTAAAAAGGCTGACCAGAATGGAGACTTGTTTGCCACAAAGGAGGAATTCACTGCTTTCCTACATCCAGAGGAATATGACCACATGAAGGACATTGTTGTGTTG gaaaccATGGAAGATATTGATAAAAATGGAGATGGCTTCATTGACTTGGAGGAATATATTG GTGATATGTACACTGCAGACAGTGATGGCCATGAGCCTGACTGGGTGAAAACCGAACGCGAGCAGTTCACAGAGTTCAGAGACCGTAACAAAGATGGCAAAATGGACAAGGACGAAACCAAAGACTGGATCCTGCCAGCTGACTACGACCACGCTGAGGCTGAAGCTCGCCATCTTGTCTACGAATCTGATGAAAACAAG GATGGAAAACTCacaaaagaagaaatagtgaaaaAATACGATCTATTTGTGGGAAGCCAGGCTACAGACTTCGGGGAGGCCTTAGTAAGGCACGACGAGTTCTAA